Proteins co-encoded in one Cytophaga hutchinsonii ATCC 33406 genomic window:
- a CDS encoding NAD-dependent succinate-semialdehyde dehydrogenase, which produces MYQSINPFSKENIQNLAFESIESLNEKLIRSDSAYKNWRKYSINDRKPYFKNLISVLTKEKELLAREITLEMGKPLLESIAEIDKCIGTTEWYLNNVDAIIQQHLPTVSIEHIKSQIAFEPIGAVLGIMPWNFPYWQVFRYAIPTLLIGNTVLLKHAPNVPGCAQSLEKIFKLAGFPDDLFLSLYPAVEDIEYIIASPAVQAVTVTGSERAGRSVASLAGKHLKKCVLELGGSDPFIVLADAPIKQTVAEAIKGRLQNNGQSCIAAKRFIIHEQCYDAFLKELKEQLNARIIGDPMLKETHLGPMARADLKEQLSKQVQSSVAAGADCTYKHPFDDSNSNFFSPLILENIPANSPARAEELFGPVFSCIRVTDTNEAIAVANETRFGLGASIWSNTITEAEKLSQHIEAGSVFINGITRSDARLPFGGIKQSGFGRELSVFGLQEFVNVKTYWVNEQ; this is translated from the coding sequence ATGTATCAATCCATCAATCCCTTTTCAAAGGAAAACATACAAAACCTCGCGTTTGAATCGATTGAATCCTTGAATGAAAAACTGATCAGATCTGATTCGGCTTACAAAAACTGGAGGAAATATTCCATCAACGACCGTAAACCTTATTTTAAAAATCTCATTTCAGTTCTTACAAAAGAAAAAGAACTATTGGCGCGTGAGATTACGTTAGAGATGGGAAAACCCCTGCTGGAAAGCATTGCAGAAATAGATAAATGTATCGGTACAACAGAATGGTATCTCAATAATGTTGATGCGATTATACAACAACATCTGCCAACTGTTTCCATTGAACATATCAAAAGTCAAATAGCATTTGAACCTATTGGTGCCGTACTTGGCATTATGCCCTGGAACTTTCCATACTGGCAGGTTTTCCGGTATGCTATTCCAACGCTGCTTATCGGAAATACGGTTCTGCTGAAACATGCGCCCAATGTACCCGGTTGTGCGCAATCGCTGGAAAAAATATTTAAACTGGCCGGATTTCCAGATGACCTGTTTCTTTCTCTGTACCCGGCTGTTGAAGATATTGAATATATCATTGCCTCACCTGCCGTGCAGGCTGTAACTGTTACAGGCAGTGAACGTGCGGGCCGTTCTGTGGCTAGCCTTGCAGGAAAACACTTAAAAAAATGCGTGCTTGAACTTGGCGGCAGTGATCCGTTTATTGTTCTCGCTGATGCACCGATTAAACAAACTGTTGCGGAAGCAATTAAAGGCCGATTGCAAAACAACGGACAAAGCTGTATTGCTGCAAAACGGTTTATTATTCACGAACAGTGTTATGACGCTTTTTTAAAAGAACTTAAAGAGCAGCTAAACGCTCGCATTATCGGTGACCCGATGCTTAAAGAAACGCACCTTGGCCCCATGGCGCGTGCTGATCTGAAAGAACAATTATCAAAACAGGTGCAGAGCTCTGTAGCAGCAGGTGCTGACTGTACCTACAAACATCCGTTTGACGATTCAAATTCAAATTTCTTTTCTCCGCTGATACTTGAAAACATTCCGGCAAACAGCCCTGCCCGTGCCGAAGAACTGTTCGGACCTGTATTTAGCTGCATACGTGTAACAGATACGAATGAAGCGATTGCGGTTGCAAATGAAACACGCTTTGGACTGGGCGCCAGTATATGGAGCAATACTATTACAGAAGCTGAAAAGCTGTCTCAACATATTGAAGCAGGTTCTGTATTCATCAATGGGATAACGCGCTCTGATGCCCGCCTTCCTTTTGGAGGTATCAAACAATCAGGTTTTGGCAGAGAACTATCTGTATTTGGCTTGCAGGAATTTGTAAATGTAAAAACGTATTGGGTTAATGAACAGTAG
- a CDS encoding P-II family nitrogen regulator — MKKIEAVIRTSKFLELKEALNKMGIQFFTYADVKGVGHQATEKAVYRGVQYDLGYIARTKLDIIVSEKVEEVIKCIVDTCKTGELGDGKIFVSNIEECVRIRTGERGVPALQ; from the coding sequence ATGAAAAAAATTGAAGCCGTTATTCGAACGTCTAAATTTCTGGAGTTAAAAGAAGCCCTTAATAAAATGGGGATTCAGTTCTTCACGTATGCAGATGTTAAAGGTGTTGGACATCAAGCGACTGAAAAAGCAGTTTACAGAGGTGTTCAATATGACCTTGGTTATATAGCAAGAACAAAGCTTGATATTATTGTAAGCGAAAAAGTTGAAGAAGTAATTAAATGCATTGTTGATACCTGTAAAACCGGGGAACTTGGAGATGGGAAAATCTTTGTTTCCAATATAGAGGAATGTGTGCGTATCCGTACAGGCGAAAGAGGCGTTCCCGCGCTGCAATAA
- a CDS encoding ammonium transporter: METAVLDTIEAAVPAIDSIKAVAAITVDTLASKSSLAATDAAVSQLGLTANNIWMMLCTALVFIMNLGFATVESGLARSKNTTNILFKNTITPAIGIIIFCLWGFNLMYPGGAYEGGFFGFGGFGLTAPAAESGGLDLTYAGGYTYWTDFLFQAMFAATAATIVSGAVAERIKLTSYIIFTCIIIGVIYPVVGMWNWGGGWLKSLGFYDFAGSTMVHSLGGWAALAGVIVLGPRIGKYVDGKINPIPGHSLPLATIGVFLLWLGWFGFNGGSVLSADPALTSLVLVTTSLAAAAGAIGALLASVIYLKTLDLSMVLNGILGGLVGITAGADLMSPNDAILIGLISGAAVVFAVIFFDKIKVDDPVGATSVHLVCGILGTLFVGIFGDKGFGGSAEGAGMSQLIKQLIGVGAAASLVFPASYVIFTIISKTVGLRVAAKEEIEGLDIAEHGMKAYNIDVDKEY, from the coding sequence ATGGAAACAGCAGTATTAGATACAATAGAAGCGGCAGTACCGGCGATTGATTCGATCAAAGCGGTTGCTGCCATTACAGTAGATACGTTGGCTTCGAAATCCTCGTTAGCGGCCACAGATGCCGCTGTTTCTCAGCTTGGACTTACAGCAAACAATATCTGGATGATGCTTTGTACCGCTCTGGTATTTATTATGAATTTAGGGTTTGCTACGGTAGAATCGGGGTTGGCCCGTTCTAAAAATACGACCAATATTCTATTCAAAAATACCATTACACCTGCAATCGGAATCATAATATTCTGTTTATGGGGATTTAATCTGATGTACCCGGGTGGTGCTTATGAAGGTGGGTTCTTTGGATTCGGTGGTTTTGGACTGACAGCGCCGGCAGCTGAAAGCGGAGGATTGGATTTAACATATGCGGGTGGTTATACATACTGGACAGATTTTCTTTTCCAGGCAATGTTTGCTGCAACAGCAGCAACAATTGTATCCGGTGCAGTTGCTGAGCGTATCAAACTGACAAGTTACATTATCTTTACCTGTATCATTATCGGTGTCATTTATCCGGTTGTAGGCATGTGGAACTGGGGTGGAGGCTGGCTGAAATCCTTAGGTTTTTATGATTTTGCGGGTTCTACAATGGTTCATAGCCTTGGTGGCTGGGCTGCATTGGCAGGCGTTATTGTTCTTGGTCCGCGGATCGGCAAATACGTAGATGGCAAAATCAACCCGATTCCCGGGCATAGTTTGCCTTTGGCAACCATTGGGGTATTCCTGTTGTGGTTAGGCTGGTTTGGTTTTAACGGAGGCTCCGTTTTGTCGGCAGATCCCGCATTAACCTCGCTCGTACTGGTTACAACTTCATTAGCGGCTGCTGCCGGTGCAATAGGAGCATTGCTTGCTTCTGTTATATATTTGAAGACACTCGATCTGTCTATGGTTTTAAACGGTATTCTGGGAGGATTGGTAGGAATTACTGCAGGCGCTGATTTAATGAGCCCGAACGATGCAATACTGATCGGATTAATTTCCGGTGCTGCAGTTGTATTTGCTGTTATCTTCTTTGATAAAATTAAAGTAGATGATCCGGTAGGTGCTACTTCCGTTCACTTGGTATGCGGTATACTCGGAACCCTGTTTGTTGGAATATTCGGGGATAAAGGTTTTGGCGGTTCAGCTGAAGGAGCCGGAATGTCTCAATTAATCAAACAATTAATTGGTGTAGGAGCTGCAGCTTCATTAGTTTTCCCCGCTTCCTATGTAATTTTTACAATCATTTCAAAGACAGTAGGTTTGAGGGTTGCCGCTAAGGAAGAAATCGAAGGATTGGATATTGCTGAACACGGAATGAAGGCTTATAATATCGATGTAGATAAAGAATATTAA
- a CDS encoding sugar transferase, with the protein MILLCSWLFPLLAIIIKLSSPGPVFFIQKRSGRNNEEFDCYKFRSMSVNKDSDKVQATVNDSRVTAIGKFLRKSNLDELPQFINVLIGNMSVVGPRPHMLKHTADYSAIIDKFMVRHLIKPGITGWAQVNGFRGATIQPRYMMKRVRYDLWYIENWTFLLDLQIIVMTAYTMIRGDKNAF; encoded by the coding sequence TTGATATTGCTGTGTTCATGGTTATTCCCATTACTTGCTATTATAATAAAATTAAGTTCACCGGGGCCGGTATTCTTTATACAGAAAAGAAGCGGCCGAAATAATGAAGAATTTGATTGTTATAAATTCAGAAGCATGAGTGTGAATAAAGATTCTGATAAAGTTCAGGCAACGGTAAATGATTCACGGGTAACTGCTATTGGTAAATTTCTCCGAAAATCAAATCTGGATGAACTGCCACAGTTTATAAATGTATTGATCGGGAATATGTCTGTTGTCGGGCCGCGTCCGCACATGCTGAAACATACGGCTGATTATTCTGCTATTATTGATAAATTTATGGTTAGGCATTTAATTAAACCCGGCATAACAGGCTGGGCACAGGTAAATGGCTTTAGAGGTGCTACCATCCAACCGAGATATATGATGAAGCGTGTTCGTTACGATTTATGGTATATTGAAAACTGGACCTTTTTGCTGGACCTGCAAATTATAGTAATGACTGCTTATACAATGATACGAGGCGACAAAAATGCATTTTAG
- a CDS encoding nucleoside-diphosphate sugar epimerase/dehydratase: MSWIILAVSFNIYIYSTVRRRKLELVVWNLIKIVALHVLIIFTFIGALKESYYSRQMLLMTYLILGISLFAWRLLFILFLNWYRKTGSNFRNVLIIGAGPVGLQVMRYIISKDNSGYRFLGFLDDATQHVKHKELVLGNVDALKEICESRFKIDEIFCTLPFTSSKKIRSIIEYGDNHLIRVHLVPDFRGFLNKKVDLEFYDHVPVLNIRKEPLESIFSRMLKRIFDYCIFTFSIDIAVFMVIPITCYYNKIKFTGAGILYTEKKRPK, translated from the coding sequence ATGTCGTGGATTATTCTTGCGGTTAGCTTTAACATCTATATATATTCAACTGTCCGGCGGCGGAAATTAGAATTAGTTGTATGGAATCTGATAAAAATTGTTGCCTTGCATGTACTTATTATATTTACTTTTATCGGCGCCTTAAAAGAGTCGTATTATTCCAGACAAATGCTCTTAATGACGTATCTGATTTTAGGCATCAGTCTTTTTGCATGGCGTCTGCTTTTTATTCTGTTCCTTAATTGGTACCGTAAAACTGGTTCTAATTTTAGAAATGTATTGATTATTGGTGCAGGACCGGTTGGTTTACAGGTAATGCGCTATATCATTTCGAAAGACAATTCGGGATATAGATTTTTAGGATTTCTGGATGATGCCACGCAACATGTAAAACACAAAGAATTGGTTTTAGGTAATGTTGATGCGTTAAAAGAAATTTGTGAAAGCAGGTTTAAAATTGATGAGATCTTCTGTACACTTCCATTTACATCGTCTAAAAAAATCCGTTCCATTATTGAATATGGCGATAACCATTTGATCCGTGTGCACCTGGTTCCTGACTTCAGAGGCTTTTTAAATAAAAAAGTAGATCTTGAATTTTATGATCATGTACCGGTATTAAACATTCGGAAAGAACCGTTAGAAAGTATCTTTAGCCGAATGTTAAAACGGATATTTGATTATTGTATTTTCACTTTTAGTATTGATATTGCTGTGTTCATGGTTATTCCCATTACTTGCTATTATAATAAAATTAAGTTCACCGGGGCCGGTATTCTTTATACAGAAAAGAAGCGGCCGAAATAA
- a CDS encoding T9SS type A sorting domain-containing protein: protein MKKLFFPCLLFVLIGSMPVLAQVSIVPLTQYNVGETAEYSASDARTAALTQTDTLKLPYIEDFSGPQLPIDTIKIVAFTSTENIYEIKQLKLHPLLSGDSIRILNAFGSGEKFDTTAYNILGKRFVKVLDKYTFQLFNDRLLTVPTTVNADPLAQMQYCNWYKLGINGYSTKPDVLGFLDDSGGVYINDNMSLNPVSIGVASFDAIKYTGFPYSNANVNGYADKLTSLPFNLSSYKAKDSVYFSFYWQSKSFGDTPESSAYLILEFKNRNNVWQEVWRKYGDPTQTIDTFRVVNIPLKDTLYRHKGFQYRFRNYGLLSGRFNVWNIDYIYINSKRTVNAAQTGDLCIVNTSRSILTEYTSIPYKHFISLSSSDQADLINQDLFFTLRDLRFGGPALSSKNNLLVRDNLGNTISNDNHADITTGVISRWSFPSPVLDPLKMDTPYVVKQEYSYNIVDYKAPIDLSFNNFKAIETYFYDYYAYDDGIPEDAFEAYQRNGEGILCANKFDILKEDSLTHIDFCFIKNFGPSVENSIITMAVWKDGTAIEEQLSQQITVKYSTIVNGFVRYAVTPSDKAKLAAGTYYFGFKHFIAGSLFVGYDRNNDNLDKIVTSSSTNTTWTAFNTNANALTGTLMIRPVFKGKPLLVTDIEDQAASETSNTFILYPNPSAGELHFTGAPEYISIYDLTGKLIQTTHVKETDLLDISALNNGLYVVVLQKADYSETKRLAVQK, encoded by the coding sequence ATGAAAAAACTTTTTTTTCCGTGTCTGCTTTTTGTGTTGATTGGTTCTATGCCTGTATTGGCACAGGTATCCATTGTACCATTGACCCAATATAATGTTGGTGAAACAGCTGAATATTCAGCCTCCGATGCACGTACTGCAGCACTCACTCAAACAGATACGTTAAAACTTCCCTATATTGAAGATTTTTCAGGGCCACAATTACCTATTGATACCATTAAAATAGTTGCCTTTACTTCAACAGAAAATATATACGAGATCAAACAATTAAAGCTTCATCCGCTGCTTAGCGGAGATAGTATCCGTATTTTAAATGCATTCGGAAGCGGGGAAAAATTTGATACTACAGCTTATAATATTTTAGGTAAACGATTTGTAAAAGTTCTTGATAAATATACCTTTCAGCTATTTAATGACAGGCTTTTAACGGTTCCAACCACTGTTAATGCTGACCCGTTAGCTCAGATGCAATATTGCAACTGGTATAAACTGGGTATTAATGGCTACAGTACAAAACCCGATGTGTTAGGTTTTCTTGACGATAGCGGTGGTGTGTATATTAATGACAACATGTCTTTAAATCCTGTAAGCATCGGGGTTGCCTCTTTTGATGCGATAAAGTATACGGGATTTCCGTATTCAAATGCTAATGTTAACGGGTATGCTGATAAATTAACCTCATTGCCCTTTAATTTATCTTCCTATAAAGCAAAAGACTCTGTTTATTTCAGCTTTTACTGGCAATCAAAAAGCTTCGGAGATACACCGGAAAGTTCTGCCTATTTAATTCTGGAATTTAAAAACCGCAATAACGTATGGCAGGAAGTATGGCGTAAATATGGCGACCCGACACAAACAATTGATACCTTCCGTGTTGTTAATATACCTTTAAAAGACACTCTTTACCGGCACAAAGGGTTTCAATACCGGTTCAGAAATTATGGTTTGTTAAGCGGACGGTTTAATGTGTGGAACATCGATTACATTTATATCAATTCAAAACGCACGGTAAATGCAGCTCAAACAGGAGATCTGTGTATTGTAAATACAAGCAGAAGTATTCTTACGGAGTACACATCTATACCTTATAAACATTTCATTTCATTGTCCTCATCTGATCAAGCAGATCTCATCAATCAGGATCTTTTTTTCACATTAAGAGATTTAAGATTTGGCGGCCCTGCCCTATCTTCTAAAAACAATCTTCTTGTCCGGGATAATTTAGGCAATACTATTTCGAATGATAATCATGCTGATATAACTACGGGTGTTATATCAAGATGGTCTTTCCCTTCTCCGGTATTAGATCCTCTAAAAATGGATACTCCATATGTCGTAAAACAAGAGTATTCCTACAACATTGTAGATTATAAAGCTCCGATTGATTTATCTTTCAATAACTTTAAGGCCATAGAAACATATTTCTACGATTACTATGCCTATGATGACGGCATACCGGAAGATGCATTTGAAGCATATCAGCGAAACGGTGAAGGAATCTTATGCGCCAATAAATTCGACATTTTAAAAGAGGATTCGCTTACGCACATAGACTTCTGCTTTATCAAAAACTTCGGCCCCAGTGTGGAAAACTCAATCATTACAATGGCTGTTTGGAAAGATGGAACAGCCATTGAAGAACAACTAAGTCAGCAAATAACCGTAAAATACAGCACGATTGTTAATGGATTTGTACGTTATGCAGTAACACCTTCAGATAAAGCGAAGTTAGCTGCGGGCACCTATTATTTTGGTTTTAAACATTTTATTGCCGGAAGCTTATTTGTAGGTTATGATAGAAATAATGATAACCTGGATAAAATAGTTACCAGCAGCAGTACGAATACTACCTGGACTGCTTTCAATACAAATGCGAATGCGTTAACAGGTACGTTGATGATAAGACCGGTATTTAAAGGAAAACCATTGCTTGTTACTGATATTGAAGATCAAGCAGCATCCGAAACATCCAATACATTTATTCTTTATCCCAATCCGTCTGCCGGAGAGTTACATTTTACCGGTGCACCTGAATATATATCGATTTATGACTTAACGGGTAAATTAATTCAAACAACTCATGTGAAAGAAACAGATTTGCTTGATATTTCCGCGCTGAACAATGGTTTATATGTAGTAGTTCTGCAAAAGGCCGATTATTCAGAAACTAAACGTCTTGCCGTTCAAAAATAA
- a CDS encoding PASTA domain-containing protein has product MKLFKADSLKSVFIHAGIIVSIFVGLILIFFYWYLPSVTKHGEYISVPKLEGLSISQVEQKLNDLGLRYEISDSTFKPGITPLTVLTQHPLPGNEVKENRRIYLSIAAQHPPNIKMPKLIDESPRGAEMILKSLGLQMGEIKTAPHPYPTVLGQFINGAPVKEGTSIPKGSKIDLLVGTGRGETDVEIPNLVNMSLDEAKSTISSMGLVVGLVNYDTNSKLAEGTVCNQKPAYQSGQKLRSGDIIDLVVAGSDPVIPQ; this is encoded by the coding sequence ATGAAATTATTTAAAGCAGATTCATTAAAAAGTGTATTCATTCATGCAGGAATTATAGTAAGTATTTTTGTAGGTTTAATACTCATCTTCTTTTACTGGTATTTACCGTCTGTAACCAAGCACGGAGAATACATCAGTGTACCTAAATTAGAAGGCCTGTCGATCAGCCAGGTTGAACAGAAATTAAATGACCTGGGTTTGCGTTATGAAATCAGTGATTCAACATTTAAGCCGGGTATTACACCATTAACTGTTTTAACACAACATCCGCTGCCGGGCAATGAAGTAAAAGAAAACAGAAGGATCTATTTGAGTATTGCAGCTCAGCACCCGCCCAATATTAAAATGCCTAAACTGATTGATGAATCTCCCAGAGGAGCTGAAATGATTCTTAAAAGCCTAGGTTTACAGATGGGCGAAATTAAAACAGCTCCACATCCATACCCTACTGTTTTAGGGCAGTTTATAAATGGTGCTCCCGTAAAAGAAGGTACTTCTATTCCCAAAGGCTCTAAAATTGACCTGTTGGTAGGTACCGGCAGAGGTGAAACGGATGTTGAAATTCCCAATTTGGTAAATATGTCTTTAGATGAGGCGAAATCCACCATCAGCAGTATGGGCCTGGTGGTTGGGCTTGTTAATTATGATACAAATTCAAAATTAGCAGAAGGAACAGTATGCAATCAAAAACCTGCATACCAATCGGGGCAAAAACTTCGTTCTGGAGATATAATCGATCTTGTTGTAGCGGGAAGCGATCCGGTAATTCCTCAATAA
- a CDS encoding D-alanine--D-alanine ligase family protein — protein sequence MRIGIIFGGQSREREISFAGGRTVYDNLNKDIFTTVPIFVDSLGQFILLDWQYIYKGTIRDFYPPFEFLPKSIHGFQVYVESLGDLPKEERDAMIQKVGRKIEPSDLKELIDFAFLALHGPYGEDGAIQGMLDWNNIPYSGSGILPSAIGINKYIQKKLVAQASFNGPNYVTYKKSTWLKGADTKALLAHFESSVGFPFVVKAPSQGSSIGITVISERNEEKLKQALNRSFFLQEITAADWNTKTEHAKIKWVATLTDIRDGIGMPVNDVLQGKTIYHPEELLAHLNQSLSSKERVLLESLDNEEEIIIESFIKGQEFSCIVIQDEDGNPIALPPTGIVKGNDFFDYRSKYLPGMSRKITPIDIPGEQVELIRSECCRLYSTLQFNVYARIDGFISPEGEVFLNDPNTTSGMMPSSFFFHQAAEIGLNPSQFLTYIIRTSIQERIKDGKRSLRYKQLLATLDQAISSEKNSSKEKIKIAVVMGGYSSERHISVESGRNIFEKLSSSTKYQPLPVFLTGSDEQHRLFILPINILLKDNADDIREKVINFKGHHPIIEHIAKETESISSRYVSNAIKDPKEISYKELSELVDGVFIALHGRPGEDGSMQKELEKYQLPYNGSGIQSSQITINKFETNRILREHGISVANHRMVYKQEWLDAGEKLLSEIESGFIYPIIAKPSDDGCSSAVKKIKNRDELRAYTRLMFGEEAIQGSVSSSVLGLKYNEEFPQKDYFLIEDLVSKGNAKHFLEVTGGLMTRFNDKGNVEYEIFEPSESLATGDVLSLEEKFLAGEGQNITPARYTTNKADYEQVASEVRATLKRVAEVLNIQGYARIDAFVRVFENNRSETIIIEVNSLPGMTPATCIFHQTAINGYKPYDFIDNILTFGIEREKKKLAKI from the coding sequence ATGAGAATAGGAATCATCTTTGGTGGACAGTCTAGAGAACGAGAAATTTCATTTGCTGGAGGAAGAACTGTTTACGATAATTTAAATAAAGATATTTTCACTACCGTTCCCATCTTTGTTGATAGCCTTGGCCAGTTCATTTTATTAGACTGGCAATATATCTACAAGGGAACCATTCGTGATTTCTACCCTCCTTTTGAATTTCTTCCTAAAAGCATTCATGGCTTTCAGGTCTATGTTGAATCACTTGGTGACCTTCCAAAAGAAGAACGGGATGCCATGATTCAAAAAGTAGGCAGAAAAATTGAGCCTTCTGACCTGAAAGAATTAATTGACTTTGCCTTCCTTGCTTTACATGGTCCTTATGGAGAAGATGGTGCCATACAAGGTATGCTGGACTGGAATAATATTCCCTATTCAGGTTCAGGCATTCTGCCTTCAGCTATTGGTATCAATAAATACATTCAGAAGAAATTAGTAGCACAAGCCAGTTTCAACGGACCTAACTATGTTACCTACAAAAAATCTACCTGGCTAAAAGGTGCTGATACAAAAGCACTGCTTGCACATTTTGAATCAAGCGTAGGTTTTCCTTTTGTTGTAAAAGCACCGTCACAAGGCTCTTCCATTGGTATTACGGTTATCAGTGAGCGAAATGAAGAAAAATTAAAGCAAGCGCTAAACCGTAGCTTTTTTCTTCAGGAAATTACAGCTGCAGACTGGAACACAAAAACAGAACATGCGAAAATAAAATGGGTGGCAACCCTTACCGATATCCGCGATGGTATTGGCATGCCCGTAAATGATGTATTACAAGGCAAAACCATTTATCATCCGGAAGAATTATTAGCACATTTAAATCAATCGCTTTCTTCTAAAGAACGTGTTTTATTGGAAAGTTTAGATAATGAGGAAGAAATCATCATTGAATCCTTTATTAAAGGCCAGGAATTCTCCTGCATTGTTATACAGGATGAAGATGGTAATCCAATAGCGCTGCCTCCTACGGGTATTGTTAAAGGAAATGATTTCTTTGATTACCGTTCAAAATATCTGCCGGGCATGTCAAGAAAGATCACACCTATTGATATTCCTGGCGAACAAGTTGAATTGATCCGCAGCGAATGCTGCCGCTTATATTCAACCTTACAGTTCAATGTATATGCACGTATTGATGGTTTTATTTCTCCTGAAGGAGAGGTCTTCTTAAACGACCCGAATACGACTTCTGGTATGATGCCATCGTCCTTCTTTTTTCATCAGGCAGCAGAGATCGGCTTAAATCCGTCTCAATTCCTTACCTACATTATCCGTACGTCTATTCAGGAGCGTATTAAAGACGGCAAAAGAAGTTTGCGCTACAAACAATTGCTGGCAACACTGGATCAGGCAATTTCATCTGAAAAGAATTCTTCCAAAGAAAAAATTAAAATTGCTGTGGTAATGGGTGGCTATTCTTCTGAACGCCACATCTCCGTTGAAAGCGGAAGAAATATCTTTGAAAAACTTTCCTCCAGTACAAAATACCAGCCGCTTCCTGTGTTCTTAACAGGCAGTGACGAGCAGCACCGTTTATTCATCTTACCGATCAATATTTTATTGAAAGACAATGCAGATGATATACGTGAAAAAGTAATCAACTTTAAAGGGCACCACCCGATCATTGAACATATTGCAAAAGAAACGGAATCGATCAGCAGCCGGTATGTGAGCAATGCAATTAAAGATCCGAAAGAGATTTCCTACAAAGAACTTTCTGAGCTGGTAGATGGCGTCTTCATTGCCCTGCACGGCCGGCCGGGAGAAGATGGCAGCATGCAGAAAGAGCTTGAGAAATATCAGTTGCCGTATAACGGTTCAGGTATACAAAGTTCTCAGATCACGATCAATAAATTTGAGACAAACCGCATTCTTCGGGAGCATGGTATTTCTGTTGCAAACCACAGAATGGTTTACAAGCAGGAATGGTTAGACGCAGGCGAAAAATTGTTATCCGAAATTGAATCCGGTTTTATATATCCCATCATTGCTAAACCATCTGACGATGGATGCAGCTCTGCGGTTAAAAAGATAAAAAACAGAGACGAGCTTCGTGCCTATACCCGATTAATGTTTGGTGAAGAAGCCATTCAGGGATCTGTCAGTTCTTCCGTATTGGGATTGAAATATAACGAAGAATTTCCGCAGAAAGATTATTTCTTAATTGAAGATCTGGTTTCTAAAGGCAATGCAAAACATTTCCTGGAAGTTACGGGCGGATTAATGACCCGTTTCAACGATAAAGGCAACGTTGAATATGAAATATTTGAACCTTCTGAATCGTTGGCTACCGGTGATGTTTTATCCCTGGAAGAAAAATTCCTTGCCGGTGAAGGACAGAACATAACCCCGGCGCGTTATACAACCAACAAAGCAGATTATGAGCAAGTGGCTTCAGAAGTACGTGCAACATTAAAACGCGTAGCTGAAGTATTGAATATTCAGGGGTATGCACGGATCGATGCGTTTGTACGTGTCTTTGAAAACAATAGATCTGAAACCATTATCATTGAAGTAAACTCGCTGCCGGGCATGACGCCTGCAACCTGTATATTTCACCAGACGGCTATTAATGGATATAAGCCATACGACTTCATTGATAACATTTTAACATTTGGCATAGAAAGAGAAAAGAAAAAATTAGCTAAAATATAA
- a CDS encoding NifU family protein yields the protein MSTTTENTELLDRVEQALESIRPYLITDGGNVRLVEITEDMIVKLELLGACGTCPMSAMTLKAGVEESIRKAVPEIKGVFAINAEQ from the coding sequence GTGAGTACAACAACTGAAAACACAGAACTGCTGGACAGAGTAGAACAAGCTCTTGAAAGTATCCGCCCGTATTTGATTACAGATGGTGGCAATGTACGTTTGGTAGAAATTACCGAAGATATGATTGTAAAGCTGGAATTGCTTGGTGCATGCGGTACTTGCCCGATGTCTGCTATGACATTAAAAGCAGGTGTTGAAGAATCCATCCGCAAGGCTGTCCCTGAGATAAAAGGTGTCTTTGCAATCAATGCTGAACAATAA